A single window of Caldicellulosiruptor bescii DSM 6725 DNA harbors:
- a CDS encoding UvrD-helicase domain-containing protein — translation MSNIIIYTASAGCGKTESIANLYIDLINSQKALPSEIVCITYTEKAARELKNRIISKAKQRGLDLLTISKIQNSHIKTIHSFCMYLLRFYWAWAKVDTNFKIVPEQNRLILKLVDHYLSVYPETLWKLSHERFFIEEYFHFAESIVQEYFNSAKYVEKACHLEDEMFHVFDYLSDRLNDQFLKELTYDLVLHRTFELLSIPEVNRDVKSRFKFLIVDEFQDSNFLQKSIFENIAENIYYVGDKKQSIYRFQGAEPEVFDEAMESCSQVLELCENFRTNSELGKKIDMISSMLFPNYKPLSYKHQADGFLKVVEIVNPTREEIIQNEAIYVAKKIKKMVESGFEISVGGKPKRKVKYSDFAVLSRKIQNIAHIYKRVFEDYDVPLDINFKRGLLEQKEIVPLLGLLEILQYPDKKSGYLRLLANDIFKVDRFTLLFCEMSKIECYVPEDVLKFIAKQRDNLFVKKISEILYEFEDMFEYSYKVYKFFGKCAYENVRLFYDLAEESKSFSIEDLCSFVNYQGERFSSFSSFNDSAVLLSIHSAKGLSFPIVFLVGLCESTGYFPGRSPKLRGSYDTSTREYIIAPFWMEKEYTRIKNISKQQEKEELKRLFYVAITRPMAGLFMINSSLREAIKKRGGVKSFGEEVGLNYILAKAEEIGIEKEVVEIKDTEEDLSNDFTCKQKNTISSVLPLMILPDEFENRFKFLSPSHIMDFKRCPAMFSLKYIMGLPVFDELSSREEIQQNAKVLGTTVHRVLELTSLKNIQSLDSNIALAVLENNFEDEKIVKELILNFFESQFVKEIKDKVIKEESELPFYFKLSNQMIYGIIDKVYHLEDEVLLVDFKTNLHFDDTKFNIYIPQLFIYTKAMKERFPSKKIFSSIFWLREGKKFDYEQKDEHLENVIDVIKKIRNIRTRKDVLELIEDSLDRNCNGCEYEFYCKDEQNIKLVRKKLE, via the coding sequence ATGAGCAATATAATCATATATACTGCTTCTGCTGGCTGTGGCAAGACAGAAAGTATAGCAAACCTTTATATAGACCTCATAAATTCCCAAAAAGCTTTGCCAAGTGAAATTGTCTGCATAACGTATACAGAAAAGGCAGCAAGAGAGCTTAAAAACAGAATAATCTCAAAAGCAAAACAAAGAGGGCTTGATTTGCTCACAATTTCAAAGATTCAAAACTCTCATATTAAAACCATACACTCATTTTGTATGTATCTTTTAAGATTTTACTGGGCATGGGCGAAGGTTGACACAAACTTTAAAATTGTCCCTGAACAGAATAGGCTAATACTAAAGCTTGTGGACCATTATCTTTCAGTTTATCCTGAAACTTTGTGGAAACTGTCACATGAGAGGTTTTTCATTGAAGAGTATTTTCACTTCGCAGAAAGTATTGTACAGGAGTATTTTAATTCAGCAAAGTATGTTGAAAAAGCTTGCCACCTTGAAGATGAAATGTTTCATGTTTTCGATTACTTATCAGACAGGTTAAATGACCAGTTTTTAAAAGAACTCACATACGATTTGGTTTTGCATAGGACCTTTGAACTTTTAAGCATTCCAGAAGTAAATAGAGATGTAAAGAGCAGATTTAAATTCTTGATTGTTGACGAGTTTCAAGATTCAAACTTTTTACAAAAATCAATCTTTGAAAATATAGCTGAAAACATTTATTATGTTGGAGACAAAAAACAGTCCATTTACCGTTTTCAGGGTGCAGAGCCAGAGGTTTTTGATGAAGCAATGGAAAGCTGCAGCCAGGTTTTAGAGCTCTGTGAAAACTTTAGAACAAACTCTGAGCTTGGCAAAAAGATAGATATGATAAGCAGCATGCTTTTTCCAAACTACAAACCACTTTCTTATAAGCATCAAGCTGACGGATTTTTAAAGGTTGTGGAGATTGTAAATCCAACAAGAGAAGAGATTATTCAAAATGAAGCTATTTATGTTGCAAAAAAGATAAAAAAGATGGTTGAAAGTGGTTTTGAGATAAGTGTGGGTGGCAAGCCAAAAAGAAAGGTGAAATACTCTGACTTTGCAGTTCTGTCGCGAAAAATTCAAAACATTGCTCATATTTACAAAAGGGTGTTTGAGGATTATGATGTTCCACTTGATATTAACTTCAAAAGAGGGCTTTTGGAACAAAAAGAGATAGTGCCGCTTTTGGGCCTTCTTGAGATTTTGCAATATCCAGACAAAAAATCTGGGTACTTGAGACTTCTTGCAAATGACATATTTAAAGTGGACAGATTCACGCTTCTCTTTTGCGAGATGAGCAAAATAGAATGTTATGTTCCAGAAGATGTTTTAAAGTTCATTGCAAAACAGCGTGATAACCTGTTTGTCAAAAAGATTTCAGAGATTTTGTATGAGTTTGAAGACATGTTCGAATATAGCTACAAGGTCTACAAGTTTTTTGGCAAGTGTGCATACGAAAATGTCAGACTTTTTTATGACTTGGCAGAAGAGAGCAAAAGCTTTTCGATAGAAGACCTTTGCAGTTTTGTAAATTATCAAGGCGAAAGGTTTTCGAGCTTTTCTTCTTTTAATGACAGCGCAGTATTGCTTAGCATACATTCAGCAAAAGGACTCAGCTTTCCAATAGTGTTTTTGGTCGGACTTTGCGAAAGTACAGGGTACTTTCCGGGCAGAAGTCCAAAACTGAGAGGTTCTTATGACACAAGCACAAGAGAATATATAATTGCTCCTTTTTGGATGGAAAAAGAATACACAAGAATAAAGAATATATCAAAACAGCAGGAAAAAGAAGAACTTAAAAGGCTTTTTTATGTTGCCATAACAAGACCGATGGCAGGGCTTTTCATGATAAACTCAAGCTTAAGAGAAGCTATAAAGAAAAGAGGAGGAGTAAAGTCGTTTGGTGAAGAGGTGGGTTTGAATTACATTCTCGCAAAGGCAGAAGAGATTGGAATTGAAAAAGAAGTTGTGGAGATAAAAGACACTGAAGAAGATCTATCTAATGATTTTACTTGTAAACAGAAAAATACAATTAGCAGTGTATTACCTCTAATGATTCTGCCTGACGAGTTTGAAAATAGGTTTAAGTTTTTGTCACCCTCACACATAATGGATTTTAAAAGATGCCCTGCCATGTTTTCGTTAAAGTACATCATGGGTCTTCCAGTTTTTGATGAGCTGAGTTCAAGAGAGGAGATACAACAGAACGCAAAAGTACTTGGCACCACAGTGCACAGAGTTTTAGAGCTCACAAGCTTGAAAAATATTCAAAGCTTAGATAGCAACATTGCCTTAGCCGTGCTTGAAAATAACTTTGAGGATGAAAAGATTGTGAAAGAGCTTATTTTAAACTTTTTTGAAAGCCAGTTTGTAAAAGAAATCAAAGATAAAGTGATAAAAGAAGAAAGCGAACTCCCGTTTTATTTTAAACTTAGCAATCAAATGATATATGGCATAATTGACAAGGTGTACCATCTTGAAGATGAAGTTTTACTTGTTGATTTTAAAACAAACCTTCATTTTGATGATACAAAATTCAATATTTACATTCCCCAGCTTTTCATTTACACAAAAGCCATGAAAGAGAGATTTCCTTCCAAAAAGATTTTTTCTTCCATCTTCTGGTTAAGAGAAGGGAAAAAGTTTGACTATGAGCAAAAAGATGAACACCTTGAAAATGTAATTGATGTGATAAAAAAAATAAGAAATATCAGAACCAGAAAGGATGTACTTGAGCTTATTGAAGATTCTTTAGATAGAAATTGCAATGGCTGTGAATATGAATTTTACTGCAAGGATGAGCAAAATATTAAATTGGTAAGGAAAAAGCTTGAATAG
- a CDS encoding anaerobic ribonucleoside-triphosphate reductase activating protein, which yields MLVDFMKISTVDYPKKIAATCFFGGCNFSCPFCYNSELVNFKGKFMDDSIFFEYLDKRKGIVDAVCITGGEPTLNEEYLTEFIKKIKQKNLLVKLDTNGSKPEVLQRLLDAGLLDYVAMDVKAPLEKYPQITGFSDVDKIRRSIEILKNSNIDYEFRTTVNKNLHTVEDILNIARLLKYSRLYIIKPYKYTPEVLDEKVSGNKDLEIEYLQEIYNRAKQEGINNIKIGGKV from the coding sequence ATGCTTGTTGATTTTATGAAAATATCAACCGTTGACTATCCAAAAAAGATTGCAGCTACTTGTTTTTTCGGTGGCTGCAATTTTTCGTGTCCTTTTTGCTACAACTCAGAGCTTGTAAACTTCAAAGGAAAGTTTATGGATGACAGCATCTTTTTTGAGTATTTGGACAAAAGAAAAGGTATAGTTGACGCTGTTTGCATTACAGGTGGGGAACCAACCTTAAATGAAGAGTACTTAACTGAGTTTATAAAAAAAATAAAGCAAAAGAATCTTCTTGTCAAGCTTGACACAAACGGCTCTAAACCCGAGGTACTGCAAAGGCTTTTAGATGCTGGGCTTCTTGACTATGTTGCAATGGACGTAAAAGCCCCGCTTGAAAAGTACCCCCAGATCACAGGTTTTTCTGACGTTGACAAAATCAGAAGATCAATAGAGATATTGAAAAATTCAAATATTGATTATGAATTTAGAACAACAGTAAACAAAAACCTTCATACAGTTGAGGATATATTAAATATTGCAAGGCTTTTAAAATATAGCAGGCTTTATATCATAAAACCATATAAATACACACCTGAAGTTTTAGATGAAAAAGTAAGCGGAAACAAAGATTTAGAAATAGAGTACTTGCAGGAGATTTATAATCGTGCAAAACAGGAAGGTATTAACAATATCAAAATTGGTGGCAAAGTCTAA
- a CDS encoding MFS transporter, with translation MTRFKAQLQQIVLAFKEINPNAKKILFFEPVFTIPYAMFIIYSSLYMTRVGVKDYQIGLLSTVLNLVMLITSPFAGMLVNRFGRKKVLLIGDFLSWCVYAYIFFFAKDFAWFLIATIFNGLMRIPELAWRLLLMEDATENERVAIYSVTVFVWNMGNLFAPVMGVLVARFGLIPATKWTVLAFGILVNILIVVRHLVTSESSVGQKLVQENSDKNNNGFSEWFDSLKYMFRNGQLLLIVLVTIFGNVALIFRDTYKNIYLSEALHYPDSIISVFPTLWSAVALIFVIFLIPNLKEQKHDTVLFWGMFSITVSNALILVAPPGTFGFILMIIVTVLGSIGAAVYYSFVDAILANSVDDERRAHVLSITMFLISLFSMPVGAIAGQCYTFSKSLPFVLATIFTLLCTILIFFKIRIRRAQKEK, from the coding sequence ATGACAAGGTTCAAGGCACAGCTGCAGCAGATTGTTTTAGCATTCAAAGAGATAAATCCAAACGCTAAAAAGATCCTATTTTTTGAGCCCGTTTTTACTATTCCATATGCTATGTTTATCATCTACTCCTCACTTTACATGACAAGAGTTGGAGTAAAGGATTACCAGATAGGACTGCTGTCAACAGTGTTGAACTTGGTGATGCTTATCACATCACCCTTTGCAGGAATGCTTGTGAACAGGTTTGGACGCAAAAAGGTTCTCCTCATTGGCGATTTTCTGTCGTGGTGCGTGTATGCATATATATTTTTCTTTGCCAAAGATTTTGCATGGTTTTTAATTGCTACCATCTTTAACGGACTTATGAGAATTCCTGAACTTGCATGGCGGCTTCTTTTAATGGAAGATGCAACCGAAAACGAAAGAGTTGCAATTTATTCTGTAACTGTATTTGTGTGGAATATGGGTAACCTTTTTGCGCCTGTGATGGGCGTCCTTGTTGCAAGGTTTGGCTTGATACCTGCAACTAAATGGACAGTCCTTGCGTTTGGGATTTTAGTAAATATACTAATTGTTGTAAGACATCTTGTTACATCTGAGAGTTCTGTGGGGCAAAAGCTTGTACAGGAAAATTCTGACAAAAATAATAATGGTTTTTCTGAGTGGTTTGACAGTTTAAAGTATATGTTCAGAAACGGACAGCTTCTTTTGATTGTGCTTGTAACAATATTTGGCAACGTTGCCCTGATATTCAGAGACACATATAAAAATATATATTTAAGCGAAGCTTTGCATTATCCAGATAGCATAATTTCGGTATTTCCAACACTGTGGAGTGCGGTAGCTCTCATATTTGTAATATTTTTAATTCCAAATTTAAAAGAACAAAAACATGATACTGTCCTTTTTTGGGGAATGTTTTCAATTACAGTTTCCAATGCATTGATTTTAGTTGCACCTCCTGGGACATTTGGCTTTATTTTGATGATAATTGTAACAGTGCTTGGCAGCATAGGGGCTGCAGTATATTATTCATTTGTTGATGCTATCTTGGCAAATTCTGTTGATGATGAAAGAAGAGCACATGTCCTGTCAATTACAATGTTTTTGATTTCTCTTTTTTCAATGCCAGTTGGTGCAATAGCCGGACAGTGTTATACCTTTTCAAAGAGTTTGCCTTTTGTGCTTGCTACAATCTTTACTCTCTTGTGCACAATTTTGATTTTTTTCAAGATAAGAATAAGAAGAGCCCAAAAAGAAAAGTAG
- a CDS encoding LacI family DNA-binding transcriptional regulator, with amino-acid sequence MPTVKDVAQRAGVSVATVSRVLNNSEKVSEQTRQKVLKAIEELGFKPNLLARNFRKDKSNLILVLLPTIANHYFARVVKGIEDTARKNGYGILLCTTQNSPEIAAEYLKLIERKQVDGAIIASAKVEIDFCKGLDTRRIVQACEFYPFLDTSCVEIDHKKAFYDIVDYLIKKGKRNILCAIGNEDIPSEFERKEGYRKALEENGLQFREENVIRCSYGWTELYEKLKNLCCLKKYDAIACSSDLMAVGAIKAAKALGLKVPDEFSVTGFDNIMMSRLYEPSITTVAQPMYSIGEKAAQILIDALESPGVFEKQKIILSHEIKTRESA; translated from the coding sequence ATGCCAACAGTCAAAGATGTTGCCCAAAGAGCTGGTGTTTCTGTTGCAACAGTTTCAAGGGTTCTCAATAACTCAGAAAAGGTCTCTGAACAGACGCGACAGAAGGTTTTAAAGGCAATAGAAGAGCTGGGATTTAAGCCTAACCTTCTTGCAAGAAATTTTAGAAAAGACAAGTCAAACTTAATATTAGTATTGCTTCCTACAATTGCAAATCACTATTTTGCACGTGTTGTAAAAGGCATTGAAGATACAGCGCGAAAGAATGGTTATGGTATACTTCTTTGTACAACACAAAACAGTCCTGAAATTGCAGCTGAGTATTTAAAGCTTATAGAAAGAAAACAGGTTGATGGTGCAATAATTGCATCTGCAAAGGTTGAGATTGATTTTTGCAAAGGACTTGATACAAGAAGGATTGTTCAGGCATGTGAGTTTTATCCTTTTTTGGACACATCATGTGTAGAAATAGACCATAAAAAAGCGTTTTACGACATTGTAGATTATCTTATTAAAAAAGGTAAAAGGAATATCTTATGTGCAATTGGAAACGAAGACATTCCTTCTGAATTTGAGAGGAAAGAAGGATACAGAAAAGCTCTTGAGGAAAATGGACTTCAGTTTAGAGAAGAGAATGTCATAAGATGCAGCTATGGTTGGACAGAGCTTTATGAGAAACTAAAAAATCTTTGCTGTCTTAAAAAATATGATGCAATTGCCTGTTCTTCAGATTTGATGGCAGTTGGGGCAATAAAGGCTGCCAAAGCTCTGGGGCTTAAAGTCCCTGATGAGTTTTCTGTGACAGGTTTTGACAATATAATGATGTCAAGGCTGTATGAGCCTTCAATCACAACAGTTGCACAGCCTATGTATTCAATAGGCGAAAAGGCAGCACAAATTTTAATTGATGCACTTGAAAGTCCAGGCGTTTTTGAAAAACAAAAAATAATACTTTCTCATGAAATAAAAACAAGGGAGTCTGCATAA
- a CDS encoding Gfo/Idh/MocA family protein: MKKLRLAIIGCGSITKHRHAPEAKQNPNVELVAVCDKNLDHAKAIAEKFKVGNVYDDYEKMLKEIKPDAVVVATPNYLHADATIKALKEGAHVLCEKPMATTEDECRMMVETAKEMGKFLMIAHNQRLNIAHKKAKEVIQSGELGKVLSFKTTFGHGGPESWSSDRPDTWFFHKEAASFGAMGDLGVHKIDLMRFLLGEEFVETAAFVTTLSKKYPNGQPIDVDDNAVCILKTQSGAIGTLTASWTYPGSEDNSTVIYCEKGSITLYADPKFSMIIRYANGQKAYFELDTMQTNERQTKSGVVDEFIDCILTNTPPRISGEEGLKTMKVVFACFESAKTGKIVRIDY, from the coding sequence TTGAAAAAGCTAAGACTTGCTATAATCGGATGCGGTTCAATCACAAAGCACAGGCATGCGCCGGAGGCAAAACAAAATCCCAATGTTGAGCTTGTTGCTGTATGTGACAAGAATTTAGACCATGCAAAAGCCATTGCAGAAAAATTTAAAGTTGGAAATGTCTATGATGATTATGAAAAGATGCTAAAAGAAATAAAACCTGATGCAGTAGTGGTTGCAACGCCAAATTATCTTCATGCCGATGCTACAATAAAAGCGTTAAAAGAGGGGGCTCATGTTCTTTGTGAAAAGCCAATGGCAACAACCGAAGATGAGTGCAGAATGATGGTAGAGACTGCAAAAGAGATGGGTAAGTTTTTGATGATTGCTCACAACCAAAGGTTAAATATAGCCCACAAAAAGGCAAAAGAGGTAATACAAAGCGGTGAGCTTGGGAAAGTGCTGAGTTTTAAAACAACCTTTGGTCATGGCGGACCTGAGAGTTGGAGCTCAGACAGGCCCGATACATGGTTTTTTCACAAAGAAGCAGCAAGCTTTGGAGCTATGGGCGACCTTGGCGTTCACAAGATTGACCTTATGAGATTTTTGCTTGGTGAGGAGTTTGTTGAGACAGCTGCGTTTGTTACAACTCTTTCCAAGAAGTATCCAAATGGCCAGCCAATTGACGTTGACGACAATGCAGTCTGCATTTTAAAGACACAGAGCGGCGCGATTGGAACGCTCACAGCTTCATGGACATACCCGGGAAGTGAGGATAACTCAACTGTAATCTACTGTGAGAAGGGTTCAATTACACTTTACGCAGATCCAAAATTTTCGATGATAATAAGATATGCAAACGGTCAAAAAGCATATTTTGAGCTTGACACAATGCAGACAAACGAAAGACAAACAAAATCAGGTGTGGTAGACGAATTTATTGATTGTATCTTGACAAACACACCACCAAGAATTTCTGGAGAAGAAGGTTTGAAGACCATGAAAGTTGTGTTTGCATGTTTTGAGTCAGCAAAAACTGGCAAGATTGTGAGGATTGATTATTAA
- a CDS encoding sugar phosphate isomerase/epimerase family protein — protein sequence MKLGFLTACLPKQSLENLVVWAKSIGFEMLEVACWPVKNTRDYSGTTLDVANLTEDQAERIKKLFEQNNMQISSLAYYDNNLHPDLVIRKSYHDHLKKVINAANLLGVKYVGTFVGRNYNKTIKENFDEFEIVFKEILEYAKEKGVSIIIENCPMPGWNPNGGWMGTISYSPELWEEMFSRLPYDNFGLNLDPSHLLWLGINPVSVIKEFKDKIFHVHAKDTQILKDKLNKYSIFGSQIQRKNEWDMGYWVYRMPGRGEIDWKAFLKELKQNGYNFVVSIEHEDPEYEGTEEKVKEGLKLGFEYLKDVITKI from the coding sequence ATGAAACTTGGGTTTTTAACAGCCTGCCTGCCAAAACAAAGCCTTGAAAATCTTGTTGTGTGGGCAAAAAGCATTGGTTTTGAGATGCTGGAGGTTGCGTGCTGGCCTGTAAAAAATACAAGAGACTACTCTGGTACAACATTGGATGTTGCAAATCTTACAGAAGACCAAGCAGAAAGAATAAAAAAACTTTTTGAGCAGAACAATATGCAAATTTCTTCTCTTGCATACTATGACAACAACCTGCACCCTGACCTTGTGATAAGAAAATCTTACCATGATCATTTAAAAAAGGTTATTAATGCAGCAAATCTTCTTGGCGTCAAGTATGTTGGGACCTTTGTTGGGAGAAACTATAACAAGACAATCAAGGAAAACTTTGATGAGTTTGAGATTGTGTTTAAAGAGATTTTGGAGTATGCAAAGGAAAAAGGAGTTTCTATTATAATAGAAAACTGTCCTATGCCAGGCTGGAACCCAAACGGTGGATGGATGGGGACAATATCATATTCACCTGAACTTTGGGAAGAAATGTTTTCAAGGCTACCTTACGACAATTTTGGTTTGAACCTTGACCCGTCACACCTTCTTTGGCTTGGTATTAACCCTGTTTCGGTCATAAAAGAGTTCAAAGACAAAATATTCCATGTCCATGCAAAGGATACTCAGATTTTGAAAGACAAGCTCAATAAATATTCCATTTTTGGTAGCCAGATTCAAAGGAAAAATGAATGGGATATGGGATATTGGGTGTACAGAATGCCAGGTCGTGGCGAGATTGACTGGAAAGCATTTTTGAAAGAGCTAAAACAAAACGGCTATAACTTTGTTGTGAGTATAGAACATGAAGACCCAGAGTATGAAGGGACTGAAGAAAAAGTAAAAGAGGGATTGAAGCTTGGGTTTGAATATTTAAAGGATGTTATCACTAAAATATAA